AAGGCCGCAAAAAATTAGTGGATGCTGTATTAAACTCTTTCACAGAAGAAGAAAGAGCGAAACGTGGTAAAATTTTATCTGATCGTTTCTTAAGTACGCCTGCTCAAATCGTTGTTTACATCGATGAAGATCCACGTCAAATTCAACGTGACGAAGATTACGCAGCGACATGTGCGTTTATGCAAAACTTCCAATTACTTGCGTGGGAACGTGGTTTAGGATGCGTTTGGAAATCAGGTGGATTAAACTATAATCCATTATTTATAGAAGGACTTGGATTAACAAATGGTCAACGTATCGTTGGTATTCTTCATATCGGTTATTTCGATAAAGCGCCAGAAGGAAAGGCACGTACGCCGATTACGGAAAAGATGGATATTATTGAAGGTTAAATAGATGAGGCATTCTCGTTTTTACGAGGATGCCTTTTAATTATGCAATCATCTTTCATGAAAGCTTGTTTTCCTTCATACACTTTCTTAAGGGAAAGTGTAAGGAGGGAAAATAATGAGGGCAAGTGATGATAAAGCACTGCAATATGC
The DNA window shown above is from Bacillus clarus and carries:
- a CDS encoding nitroreductase family protein, yielding MTTYTSIANVIKERRSIRTFTDKAVEKELLIELLNDATWAPNHKHREPWNCKLYMGEGRKKLVDAVLNSFTEEERAKRGKILSDRFLSTPAQIVVYIDEDPRQIQRDEDYAATCAFMQNFQLLAWERGLGCVWKSGGLNYNPLFIEGLGLTNGQRIVGILHIGYFDKAPEGKARTPITEKMDIIEG